A section of the Triticum dicoccoides isolate Atlit2015 ecotype Zavitan chromosome 7A, WEW_v2.0, whole genome shotgun sequence genome encodes:
- the LOC119331858 gene encoding bidirectional sugar transporter SWEET6b-like, protein MVSADVARNIVGIIGNVISFGLFLSPVPTFWRIYKAKDVEEFKPDPYLATLMNCLLWFFYGLPIVHPNSTLVLTINGIGLVIEGAYIIMFIIYAAKNTRWKMLGVLAIEAAFMAAVVAGVLVGAHTHEKRSMIVGILCVIFGSIMYASPLTIMGKVIRTKSVEYMPFFLSLVNFLNGLCWMGYALIKFDIYITIPNALGTIFGLIQLILYGYYYRSTPKKGKIVELPTVLTKNAVTSGDVSVTIEK, encoded by the exons ATGGTTTCCGCCGACGTGGCCCGCAACATCGTGGGCATCATTGGCAATGTCATCTCCTTCGGCCTCTTCCTCTCCCCTGT GCCGACGTTCTGGCGTATCTacaaggccaaggacgtggaggAGTTCAAGCCGGACCCCTACCTGGCGACGCTCATGAACTGCCTGCTCTGGTTCTTCTACGGGCTCCCTATCGTCCACCCCAACAGCACCCTCGTCCTCACCATCAACGGCATCGGCCTCGTCATCGAGGGCGCCTACATCATCATGTTCATCATCTACGCGGCCAAGAACACAAGG TGGAAGATGCTCGGCGTGCTCGCCATCGAGGCGGCGTTCATGGCTGCCGTGGTGGCCGGTGTGCTCGTCGGCGCCCACACCCATGAGAAGCGCTCCATGATCGTAGGCATCCTCTGCGTCATCTTCGGCTCCATCATGTACGCCTCCCCGCTCACCATCATG GGTAAAGTGATCAGGACCAAGAGTGTGGAGTACATGCCGTTCTTCCTGTCGCTGGTAAACTTCCTCAACGGTCTCTGCTGGATGGGCTATGCGCTCATCAAGTTTGACATCTACATCACG ATCCCCAATGCCCTCGGTACAATCTTTGGCCTCATCCAGCTGATCCTATACGGGTACTACTACAGATCAACCCCCAAGAAGGGCAAAATCGTCGAACTGCCCACCGTCCTCACCAAAAACGCCGTTACCAGTGGCGACGTCTCGGTCACCATTGAGAAATAA